The proteins below are encoded in one region of Oncorhynchus gorbuscha isolate QuinsamMale2020 ecotype Even-year linkage group LG01, OgorEven_v1.0, whole genome shotgun sequence:
- the LOC124032447 gene encoding uncharacterized protein LOC124032447 isoform X2 codes for MDAGVLVPVLPGSKNFDNSIRPPLQNSYMYKESKQSFRYNSAFLINNATLQERYEAFRTKRRDMGYTEEEMEESYGFLLFDDENKAYRVGKTGVVPGHSTCTTLGDPSKGVYVSKYSDCLDLNRWYHGKSGYIAIIRLTKGRVREVTENYTVNYTSPSNGFDCHVSEQLSSVSANTSSFLAFERTQYYMYELPVGGAVQPPSHVCPFAIVAFSYWDTKTPASEEKEKSEEEKTVFHYYPWRGQLQISSQIYHVGLKSSTGPLIPAKLPTMMSVDGAIQMSDLRQKLPKAIFETCFSGEVSLEGMGCSLYELSPSEAEDTSLSQITQGLKEKDLALTIQLNDNGFLILLHSSHFLTYEDTGSSKPEVLQGMFVFPDSRAIHRDTKVCSKKPFLSPECLQVVPALNYAETEVEKCLPSPSGELRGLLEQHIQSYASLIHPGLTISPSREASIFPDQFDVPDALKYLYSAPKWTEMGWKRLKSYFHQPGSFELSVSRATELLVAGREERGDEPDDDVYYCLSSPEGSPMSPASLGGPEEQQSGGTSPGDTADTAADFSKALAVSMEDFEKPGKTMEDSNAPDKAVKEGNNLLSKEVQERLPSDLSKPLIPAEDFAKPGLNKAHSKAPGTTLPPKEVPEELTSDLSQPSVSADDSEKPGKTKADCNAPGLRTEDEGTSLIPEEVEVDVQEKVHSDLLEPAVSAEVLRKADLAALGKADCNAPEVGVAKEETNLYLKEVQKEVPSGVSQPPVSAEVLRKPSPALATKPNSKAPEADVEDNMKTLPQKEVQEEVPSDLSQLAVSAKAFGIASMRVMKKVAEVSTSPASGNLPTVLVITATERTATVFPHNESTTNNSSSLPCAKVQDKGGSALNGQRGKANQPSKPTEVSHSSISDWRKRPRKRHRFSGLCKRILRSTVADFEEKEKEDMKSMDSSEVHLLKKRKERMDLIKVNPLQKEERMDVTQVHPLKMPRELMNLIQDPPLKKKEKMDVTQVHPLKMPRELMNLIQDPPLKKKEKMDVTQVHPLKMPRELMNLIQDPPLKKKEKMDVTQVHPLKMPRELMNLIQDPPLKKKEKMDVTQVHPLKMPRELMNLIQDPPLKKKEKMDVTQVHPLKMPRELMNLIQDPPLKKKEKMDVTQVHPLKMPRELMNLIQDPPLKMKSKDLIHYHPLRNKESMDLIHDDHPLKKKTERWDLKAIISECGRIFVPHGSEVIAKDIESLKVKGKVLDHKQCADEMMVEACIKVPQPIETGDGPNLELNKSDENKDFPMGMLDSKDSLHEVKMADVGKMASLNPSELLLNKDTDSPSSGKHKKKRQYVAISLSQLKTVLSRGGKRNKPINPAPGDQTSPVNKKSKADTPGMDEMENVNINKANPDRTTAAVEVAKEQTFGLDPKFALALGLTPTELNNDSHKSPEKSDIPLKKDIQSRLDLVPPQATSDQTSEALPSSPSTTVILASQRRPFKKKHEHADSIRKKWWLHYRSPAALERETVAISSQLVTLDPDLSRVVSRGRPCEGASAVSCPPAESLALLADLARSTSNDKVLEQQSDPKALEKQDDHPSLVISDNSVKDGISPHDPDGEPEFVLPALLKHPSAARLKLPPQSLSPKGLVVGSGERVVLVSQEHSYSLPPSSLLLGLSGSIVQVPISEGLQQHRKDIFADGTQTLRAFLCQQKDQNRKEPGLARESLSRGIGCRQKFHRFRRFIVKDGSVQVTRLWKENYNFNSDSKFTNDPKDKTVIRALHGPWDFDIKDTKEQVQLIIHMWIGLFYSRSTARFCQADSSLTCLEKKDSIDVAHGMVPGQVPPGTKTSSPAYIALSRIPEPDVLDLRKMGQKKAQPLSLEAEVLDLSMKTTSTVLDSLDTESKQRIDLKNHPSYLPATGLHKETISCPKQSTGVELKVYRDRVDSMMSEKSSDLGDDEDYETNNHENDSKGTLQNGVSPYERTLESDRSYILLCEQAASVYIHQEKLLETQTAQVLEGNNKKLLETQTAQVLEGNNKKLLETQTAQVLEGNNKKLLEIQTAQVLEGNNKTLLETQTAQVLEGNNKKLLETQTAQVLEGNNKKLLETQTAQVLEGNNKKLLQKEEEMTGDGEPNALCLKTMGSKDVNKEQQLKDNDSVKTMPCTEVQMDGDAANMADTVERNANEARDGAHVVICDGSESIEEMHEVDHNVKDSVKAAKPEAVHAGKDTTNKKITKAQTAVHVGKDFIDNDKALKAVHSENVPRDYGNTKDQVQTAMQDGNDTRDETLPAVICGEDSGDKTPPVVCDGNTSVAETLPEISHTENDSQKATLAVVHGGNDLRDTTLPVKCNGKLYIDVEPTVVHDINGSTDEELPMGQGGDVSAGTSRVLPEMHGEIKCKDVLPTQVFPVCDGNMPFVGEFDTLIQPNNVLGVAKHEINEADLQTKEQEKELMQGQSKSDDVTTQSSTTFPPGSQHSQDETLERLTGQVEIPLIPREDIAHTDVLHSIGEASDMAQGQVEIPFIGVEIPFIGVEKNSQDINHTEVHDSPPSQKETLITVCDSANVLSGELLAKIFSKGTESVSRYPTVDEVLYGYIPIPDICCDADGVSKPLSTGEGYSRCPTPTEDEPPFVPGLSYDHHTPNTVLMPNAKDTNSPNLDSGLALIENEKDHHEPSLSLYKVRAATGLHNLHKSSNNNKPNHLEAIDNRFFQVLADPRKNPIATSTPLNTPSSSLKERSDYDPYSNTRLAAVEPDLHAHSNRHSLHSFSYSFPNTHCSLTEKAAFSVPSIHPEVLSNETTLTGNFSEIALERETCLRPALSELILQSTRLSIPVGSGPTAASQNLSVHSFTQPQPNSQKPAMIVNVSKSEDSRGQYNWEEGQTDIDSMSSDVLKSKQTDTPVRSNTNAHPYNTQYATEMRQIAVLQDYEDVMADEDVMADDEDVMGENEAPSVDKDNIESSLETNWISDDKHLRSKFRLNKTRLDFINSLRQSQEWEQREFDGVLDFNKQGTSSSVTIQSEESDKLLSHMEENQQEWLKYCRAKRSGSQMDMTKEEDSSVAKPRLVTVLDHKGNRITYENYPVLKPIASMHSDPNRQGLSSFLEFSKRWDDTHNADESDLTQSSMDLETLIFLERMNQMLKRKSSSSSRYIRSRHRRSNVEERASTSSPAVTVHFSSLQEDQDGSEEHWEAIPSLAGQKIRVEMPERMAMPEETDGEPQHLKKLSCTKGSEMTQVSDLVVDSFRVYHAMMTEVCAGKKYPSRTERLKREDAKRNSSPKSRAPSKDKDFCGQMKEDMYDSLHDNLNSVVRQSCKNKFRFYILVTSSDPFFRETKELLEAEGHIAVEQSQFCLGKDSPLCPLHIILRNEDIAEHICEVPHLLELKKSQNVLFAGIDRPDDIVNLTHQELFSKGGFVVFEGAALHTLSLSNMKKMSGFLEGLSKKGKWKWLLHYRDSRKLKENARSSAEAQGKKIFMDICQEAGMVEVLPYHECDVISRERPNYLHCLVRLQVQNVSARLPVFITDTTADKAFAKHGIFTMNINSFLLISQSDTCTIS; via the exons ATGGATGCAG GTGTGTTGGTACCTGTGCTACCAGGTTCGAAAAACTTTGACAACAGCATTCGGCCTCCACTGCAAAACTCGTACATGTACAAGGAGTCTAAGCAGTCTTTCAGATACAACTCTGCTTTCTTGATAAACAATGCTACTCTGCAGGAACGG TATGAGGCTTTCCGAACAAAGAGGAGAGACATGGGATACACAGAGGAAGAAATGGAGGAGTCCTATGGCTTCTTGCTGTTTGACGACGAAAACAAG GCATATAGAGTGGGAAAAACTGGTGTTGTCCCTGGACACAGCACATGTACCACACTTGGAGATCCTTCAAAGG GTGTGTACGTGTCCAAGTACTCGGACTGCCTGGACTTAAACCGCTGGTACCACGGGAAGTCTGGATACATCGCCATCATCAGGCTCACCAAG GGCAGGGTcagagaagtgactgagaactaCACAGTAAACTACACCTCTCCCTCTAATGGGTTTGACTGTCATGTATCAGAGCAGCTCAGTTCTGTGTCAGCCAACACCAGCTCCTTCCTGGCCTTTGAGAGAACACAG TACTACATGTATGAGCTGCCTGTTGGAGGGGCAGTCCAGCCTCCCAGCCATGTCTGCCCATTCGCTATCGTGGCTTTCTCCTATTGGGATACCAAGACACCCGCatcagaggagaaggagaaaag TGAGGAAGAAAAAACAG TCTTTCACTACTATCCGTGGAGGGGTCAGCTCCAAATCAGCTCTCAGATCTACCATGTGGGTCTGAAGTCCAGCACAGGACCTCTAATCCCAGCTAAACT TCCAACAATGATGTCAGTTGACGGAGCAATTCAAATGTCAGACCTGAGGCAGAAATTACCGAAGGCTATATTTGAAACCTGTTTCTCCGGTGAAG TGTCCCTGGAAGGAATGGGTTGCAGTCTGTATGAGCTTTCACCCAGTGAGGCTgaagacacctctctctctcagatcacaCAGGGCCTCAAGGAGAAAGACCTG GCCCTCACAATACAACTGAATGATAATGGTTTTCTTATACTGTTACATTCATCTCACTTCCTCACATATGAAG ATACTGGGTCCAGTAAGCCAGAGGTATTGCAGGGGATGTTTGTGTTTCCAGACTCCAGAGCTATacatagag ACACCAAGGTCTGCTCGAAGAAGCCCTTCCTCTCACCAGAGTGCCTCCAGGTGGTGCCTGCACTGAACTACGCAGAGACAGAGGTGGAAAAGTGCCTCCCTTCACCAAGCGGGGAGCTACGTGGTTTACTAGAGCAGCATATCCAGAGCTACGCTTCCCTCATCCACCCTGGGCTTACCATCAGTCCATCCAGGGAGGCCAGCATCTTCCCAGATCAGTTTGATGTTCCGGATGCCCTCAAATACCTATACTCAGCCCCCAAGTGGACTGAGATGGGATGGAAACGTCTCAAATCTTATTTCCACCAGCCGGGCTCCTTTGAGCTGTCGGTGTCCAGAGCCACGGAGCTTCTGGTGGCAGGGCGAGAGGAGCGAGGAGATGAGCCGGATGATGATGTCTACTACTGTCTGTCATCTCCAGAGGGGTCCCCCATGAGTCCTGCTAGTCTGGGTGGCCCAGAGGAGCAGCAGTCAGGGGGAACGTCCCCAGGAGACACAGCTGACACAGCAGCAGACTTTAGTAAAGCACTTGCCGTGTCAATGGAGGACTTTGAGAAACCTGGTAAGACTATGGAAGACAGTAATGCACCAGACAAAGCAGTAAAGGAAGGGAATAACTTGCTTTCGAAGGAAGTGCAAGAAAGGTTGCCCTCTGATCTTAGCAAGCCTCTAATCCCTGCAGAGGATTTTGCGAAACCTGGCTTGAACAAGGCACACAGTAAAGCACCAGGGACAACTTTGCCTCCAAAAGAGGTGCCGGAGGAGCTCACCTCTGATCTTTCTCAGCCTTCTGTGTCGGCAGATGACTCTGAAAAACCTGGGAAGACCAAGGCTGACTGTAATGCACCAGGGTTAAGAACAGAGGATGAAGGGACAAGTTTGATCCCAGAGGAGGTTGAAGTTGATGTACAAGAAAAGGTGCATTCTGATCTTTTAGAGCCTGCAGTCTCTGCAGAGGTCTTGAGGAAAGCTGACCTGGCAGCATTGGGCAAGGCAGACTGCAACGCACCAGAGGTAGGAGTAGCGAAGGAAGAGACTAACTTGTACCTGAAGGAGGTGCAAAAGGAGGTTCCCTCTGGTGTTTCACAGCCTCCAGTCTCTGCAGAGGTCTTGAGGAAACCTAGTCCAGCCCTGGCGACCAAGCCCAACAGCAAGGCACCAGAGGCAGACGTAGAGGATAATATGAAAACTTTGCCTCAGAAGGAGGTGCAAGAGGAGGTTCCCTCTGATCTTTCCCAGCTTGCAGTGTCGGCAAAGGCTTTTGGGATAGCCAGTATGAGAGTGATGAAAAAGGTGGCAGAGGTTTCAACCTCACCTGCATCAGGTAACCTCCCAACAGTGTTAGTCATCACTGCCACTGAAAGAACTGCAACTGTTTTTCCTCACAATGAGTCCACCACAAATAACTCCTCCAGTTTGCCTTGCGCCAAAGTACAGGATAAGGGCGGGAGTGCTCTCAATGGACAACGTGGCAAGGCCAATCAGCCTTCAAAACCCACAGAGGTCAGTCATTCCTCTATATCTGATTGGAGGAAACGGCCAAGgaaacgtcatagatttagcggATTGTGTAAAAGGATCTTGAGGTCTACAGTGGCTGACTttgaagagaaagaaaaagaggacATGAAAAGTATGGATTCAAGTGAAGTCCACCTATTGAAAAAGAGGAAGGAAAGGATGGATTTAATTAAAGTTAACCCATTGCAAAAGGAGGAAAGGATGGATGTAACCCAAGTTCACCCATTGAAAATGCCAAGAGAACTGATGAATTTGATCCAAGATCCCCCATTGAAAAAGAAGGAAAAGATGGATGTGACCCAAGTTCACCCATTGAAAATGCCAAGAGAATTGATGAATTTGATCCAAGATCCCCCATTGAAAAAGAAGGAAAAGATGGATGTGACCCAAGTTCACCCATTGAAAATGCCAAGAGAATTGATGAATTTGATCCAAGATCCCCCATTGAAAAAGAAGGAAAAGATGGATGTGACCCAAGTTCACCCATTGAAAATGCCAAGAGAATTGATGAATTTGATCCAAGATCCCCCATTGAAAAAGAAGGAAAAGATGGATGTGACCCAAGTTCACCCATTGAAAATGCCAAGAGAACTGATGAATTTGATCCAAGATCCCCCATTGAAAAAGAAGGAAAAGATGGATGTGACCCAAGTTCACCCATTGAAAATGCCAAGAGAATTGATGAATTTGATCCAAGATCCCCCATTGAAAAAGAAGGAAAAGATGGATGTGACCCAAGTTCACCCATTGAAAATGCCAAGAGAACTGATGAATTTGATCCAAGATCCCCCATTGAAAATGAAAAGCAAGGATTTAATCCACTATCACCCATTGAGAAATAAAGAAAGTATGGATTTGATTCATGATGACCATCCTTTGAAAAAGAAGACCGAACGATGGGACTTGAAGGCAATCATCTCCGAATGTGGTAGAATTTTTGTCCCTCACGGTTCAGAAGTTATCGCCAAGGATATAGAATCTTTGAAAGTTAAGGGGAAAGTGTTAGATCACAAACAATGTGCTGATGAGATGATGGTTGAAGCTTGTATCAAAGTCCCCCAACCCatagaaacaggagatggacctAACCTAGAGTTGAACAAGTCAGATGAGAACAAAGATTTTCCCATGGGGATGttagacagtaaagacagtctGCATGAGGTCAAAATGGCTGATGTAGGCAAGATGGCCTCTCTGAATCCCTCAGAACTGCTCCTGAACAAAGACACGGATTCTCCTTCCTCAGGAAAACACAAAAAGAAGCGTCAATATGTCGCAATATCCCTCAGTCAACTAAAGACAGTCCTTtcaagagggggaaagaggaataAACCCATCAATCCTGCTCCAGGAGATCAAACATCACCCGTGAACAAGAAAAGCAAGGCTGATACTCCCGGCATGGATGAAATGGAAAATGTTAATATCAACAAAGCCAACCCGGACAGAACCACAGCTGCTGTTGAAGTTGCAAAGGAACAGACATTTGGCCTAGACCCAAAGTTTGCACTAGCGTTAGGCTTGACTCCTACGGAGTTGAATAATGATTCACACAAATCTCCAGAAAAAAGTGATATTCCATTAAAGAAAGACATTCAGAGCAGACTGGACCTGGTCCCACCTCAAGCCACATCTGACCAAACGTCTGAGGCTTTGCCTAGCTCACCTTCAACAACAGTCATCTTGGCGAGTCAGAGGAGACCATTCAAAAAGAAACATGAGCACGCAGACTCCATTAGGAAAAAAT GGTGGTTGCATTATCGCTCACCAGCTGCTTTAGAAAGGGAGACAGTAGCTATATCCTCCCAACTAGTGACACTTGACCCGGATCTCAGCCGTGTTGTCAGTAGGGGTAGGCCCTGTGAAGGTGCCAGCGCTGTATCGTGCCCACCTGCAGAGTCTCTGGCCCTATTGGCCGATTTGGCTCGCAGTACCAGTAATGACAAGGTACTGGAACAACAGTCAGACCCAAAGGCTCTTGAAAAACAAGATGACCACCCAAGTTTGGTGATAAGTGACAACAGTGTCAAAGATGGCATCTCTCCTCATGATCCAGATGGTGAGCCAGAGTTTGTCCTTCCTGCTCTGCTGAAGCACCCTTCTGCTGCTAGGCTTAAACTCCCCCCTCAATCTCTGTCACCCAAGGGGCTGGTGGTGGGGAGTGGGGAGCGGGTTGTGTTAGTCTCACAAGAGCATTCATACTCACTGCCGCCATCCTCTCTACTATTGGGTTTGTCAGGTTCAATCGTTCAAGTCCCCATTTCGGAGGGACTTCAGCAGCATCGCAAGGATATCTTTGCTGACGGAACTCAAACACTACGGGCCTTCCTGTGTCAGCAGAAGGACCAGAACAGGAAGGAACCGGGATTGGCTCGGGAATCCCTGAGCAGGGGAATCGGGTGCAGGCAGAAGTTCCATCGCTTCCGGCGGTTCATTGTAAAAGATGGCTCAGTTCAAGTGACAAGGCTGTGGAAGGAAAACTATAACTTTAATTCAGACAGCAAGTTTACCAACGACCCTAAGGATAAAACAGTTATTAGAGCCCTACATGG CCCATGGGATTTTGACATTAAGGACACAAAGGAACAGGTTCAGCTCATCATCCACATGTGGATAGGTCTTTTCTACAGCAGGTCCACTGCGAGGTTCTGCCAGGCAGACTCAAGTCTAACATGTTTGGAAAAAAAGGATTCTATAGACGTGGCTCATGGAATGGTACCAGGCCAGGTTCCACCTGGGACCAAGACAAGTTCCCCTGCTTATATAGCCCTCTCCAGGATACCAGAACCTGATGTTTTGGACCTTCGTAAAATGGGTCAAAAAAAAGCACAACCATTAAGCCTGGAAGCTGAGGTATTGGACCTTTCAATGAAAACAACCTCAACTGTGCTAGACTCTCTAGACACAGAGTCTAAGCAGAGAATAGATTTGAAAAATCATCCATCATACCTACCAGCAACTGGCCTGCACAAGGAAACCATCTCTTGTCCAAAACAAAGTACAGGTGTTGAGTTAAAG gTTTACAGAGACCGTGTGGACAGCATGATGTCAGAAAAATCCAGTGACCTGGGTGATGATGAAGACTATGAAACCAACAACCATGAGAATGACAGCAAGGGTACCCTCCAAAATGGTGTGTCCCCTTACGAAAGAACTTTGGAAAGTGATCGATCGTACATACTTTTGTGTGAACAGGCAGCAAGTGTGTACATTCATCAAGAAAAGCTCCTGGAGACTCAAACTGCTCAGGTTTTGGAGGGTAACAACAAAAAGCTCCTGGAGACTCAAACTGCTCAGGTTTTGGAGGGTAACAACAAAAAGCTCCTGGAGACTCAAACTGCTCAGGTTTTGGAGGGTAACAACAAAAAGCTCCTGGAGATTCAAACTGCTCAGGTTTTGGAGGGTAACAACAAAACGCTCCTGGAGACTCAAACTGCTCAGGTTTTGGAGGGTAACAACAAAAAGCTCCTGGAGACTCAAACTGCTCAGGTTTTGGAAGGCAACAACAAAAAGCTCCTGGAGACTCAAACTGCTCAGGTTTTGGAAGGCAACAACAAAAAGCTCCTCcaaaaggaggaggagatgacGGGTGATGGAGAACCAAACGCACTGTGTCTTAAAACCATGGGCTCTAAGGATGTCAATAAGGAGCAACAACTTAAAGATAACGATTCAGTCAAAACAATGCCATGCACAGAAGTGCAGATGGATGGTGATGCTGCCAATATGGCTGACACAGTTGAGCGTAATGCAAATGAAGCCAGAGATGGGGCTCACGTTGTCATCTGTGATGGCAGTGAGTCAATAGAGGAGATGCACGAAGTAGATCACAACGTGAAGGATTCTGTTAAAGCAGCAAAACCAGAAGCAGTGCATGCTGGGAAAGATACCACAAACAAGAAAATCACTAAAGCACAAACTGCTGTGCATGTTGGGAAGGATTTCATTGATAACGATAAGGCACTCAAAGCAGTGCACAGTGAAAATGTTCCCAGAGATTATGGAAACACCAAAGACCAGGTGCAAACTGCAATGCAGGATGGGAATGATACTAGAGACGAGACCCTACCAGCGGTTATTTGTGGAGAAGATTCAGGAGATAAAACACCACCTGTGGTGTGTGATGGGAACACATCTGTGGCTGAGACACTACCAGAGATATCACATACTGAAAATGATTCCCAAAAAGCAACACTGGCAGTGGTGCATGGTGGAAATGATCTGAGAGATACGACACTACCTGTGAAATGTAATGGCAAGCTGTACATAGACGTAGAACCCACTGTAGTGCATGATATAAATGGTTCCACGGATGAGGAACTACCAATGGGgcagggtggagatgtttctGCTGGGACTAGCAGAGTACTGCCAGAGATGCATGGTGAGATTAAATGTAAAGATGTACTGCCCACGCAAGTATTTCCAGTATGCGATGGGAACATGCCTTTTGTAGGTGAGTTTGACACACTCATTCAGCCCAATAATGTTTTAGGAGTGGCTAAACATGAAATAAATGAGGCTGATTTACAAACTAAAGAACAGGAAAAAGAATTGATGCAGGGTCAGAGTAAATCTGATGATGTCACAACTCAAAGTTCCACAACATTCCCGCCAGGGTCCCAACATTCTCAAGACGAGACATTAGAAAGACTGACAGGTCAGGTAGAAATACCACTGATTCCCAGGGAAGACATTGCACACACAGATGTTCTACATTCAATAGGTGAGGCATCAGATATGGCGCAAGGTCAGGTAGAAATTCCATTTATTGGAGTAGAAATACCATTTATTGGAGTAGAGAAGAATAGCCAGGATATCAATCACACAGAGGTGCATGATTCTCCCCCAAGTCAGAAAGAGACACTGATCACAGTCTGTGATAGTGCTAATGTGTTATCAGGTGAACTGCTAGCAAAAATATTTTCAAAGGGGACAGAATCTGTCAGTCGATACCCAACTGTGGATGAGGTGCTGTATGGTTACATCCCCATTCCTGACATCTGCTGTGATGCTGATGGGGTCAGCAAACCCCTCAGCACTGGGGAAGGTTACAGCAGATGCCCAACTCCTACAGAAGACgagccacctttcgttccaggaCTTTCTTACGACCATCACACACCAAACACTGTTTTGATGCCCAATGCGAAAGACACCAACAGTCCCAACCTCGATAGTGGTCTTGCGCTCATTGAAAATGAAAAGGATCATCATGAACCAAGTCTTAGTCTCTATAAAGTTAGGGCTGCTACTGGGTTGCACAATCTGCATAAATCCAGCAACAATAACAAACCAAATCATCTGGAAGCCATTGATAATCGGTTCTTTCAAGTATTGGCTGATCCTCGCAAGAACCCAATCGCCACTAGCACACCTCTCAACACTCCCTCATCTTCTTTAAAGGAAAGAAGCGATTACGATCCATATTCAAATACGCGACTTGCCGCTGTTGAACCAGACCTGCATGCTCATTCAAATCGCCATTCGCTGCATAGTTTCTCTTACTCGTTTCCCAACACCCACTGTTCCTTAACAGAGAAAGCTGCCTTCTCTGTGCCATCTATCCACCCGGAAGTCCTGTCCAATGAAACAACATTAACTGGGAACTTTAGTGAAATTGCTTTAGAAAGAGAGACTTGCTTGCGTCCTGCCTTAAGTGAGCTCATCCTACAGTCCACCCGTCTGAGTATTCCAGTGGGCAGTGGACCTACAGCAGCTTCTCAGAACCTTTCAGTGCACAGTTTTACTCAGCCCCAGCCAAACAGCCAGAAACCTGCCATGATTGTGAATGTCTCCAAGAGTGAGGACAGCAGAGGACAGTACAACTGGGAAGAAGGACAAACAGATATTGACTCTATGTCTTCAGATGTCCTAAAAAGCAAACAAACCGATACCCCTGTCCGCTCAAACACTAATGCTCACCCTTATAACACACAGTATGCCACAGAGATGAGACAGATTGCAGTTTTGCAAGATTATGAGGATGTTATGGCTGATGAGGATGTTATGGCTGATGATGAGGATGTTATGGGTGAAAATGAGGCACCTTCTGTAGATAAAGACAACATTGAATCCAGTTTAGAGACCAATTGGATATCAGATGACAAACATTTAAGAAGTAAATTCCGGTTAAATAAAACAAGACTTGACTTCATCAACTCTTTACGCCAGTCTCAGGAATGGGAGCAAAGGGAATTTGATGGGGTTTTGGACTTCAACAAGCAAGGCACTTCCTCGTCAGTCACCATCCAGTCTGAAGAATCAGACAAACTACTTTCCCATATGGAAGAGAACCAACAGGAGTGGTTAAAGTATTGTAGGGCTAAGAGGAGTGGCAGCCAGATGGATATGACCAAGGAAGAAGACTCCTCAGTGGCAAAGCCACGCTTAGTTACCGTTTTGGATCACAAAGGAAACAGAATCACCTATGAAAACTATCCAGTTTTAAAACCTATAGCAAGCATGCACAGTGACCCGAACAGACAGGGCTTGAGCAGTTTTCTGGAGTTCTCCAAGAGGTGGGATGATACACATAACGCTGATGAATCTGATCTTACTCAGTCATCTATGGATCTGGAGACCCTCATCTTCTTAGAGAGAATGAACCAGATGCTAAAACGTaagagtagtagcagcagcaggtaCATCCGATCGAGACACCGCAGGTCAAACGTAGAAGAAAGAGCTTCCACCAGTAGCCCGGCTGTGACAGTGCACTTTTCCAGTCTACAGGAGGATCAGGACGGCTCCGAGGAGCACTGGGAGGCGATACCATCACTTGCAGGACAAAAAATCAGAGTGGAGATGCCTGAAAGGATGGCTATGCCTGAAGAAACAGATGGAGAACCTCAGCATCTTAAGAAACTTTCCTGTACAAAGGGCAGTGAGATGACGCAAGTTTCAGATCTGGTTGTGGATAGTTTCAGGGTGTACCATGCTATGATGACTGAGGTCTGTGCAGGCAAAAAATACCCATCCAGAACTGAGAGACTCAAGAGAGAAGATGCAAAGAGAAACAGTTCGCCAAAGTCTCGAGCTCCAAGCAAAGACAAAGACTTCTGTGGGCAGATGAAGGAGGACATGTATGACAGCCTGCATGATAATCTGAACTCTGTTGTGAGACAGTCATGTAAGAACAAGTTCAGGTTCTACATACTGGTGACATCATCTGACCCATTCTTCAGAGAGACGAAG GAGCTGTTAGAAGCAGAGGGCCACATTGCGGTAGAACAGTCTCAATTCTGCCTTGGAAAGGATAGTCCATTGTGCCCTCTACACATCATCTTAAGGAACGAAGATATCGCTGAACACATTTGTGAG GTCCCTCACTTGCTTGAGTTGAAGAAGTCTCAGAATGTGTTGTTTGCTGGTATTGACCGTCCTGATGACATCGTGAACTTGACCCACCAAGAACTCTTCAGCAAAGGCGGTTTCGTGGTGTTTGAGGGAGCAGCTCTGCACACACTCAGTCTCA gcAACATGAAGAAAATGTCTGGTTTCCTGGAGGGATTGAGTAAAAAAGGGAAGTGGAAATGGCTCTTGCACTACAGAGACAGCCGGAAGCTAAAAGAGAATGCACG GTCTAGTGCGGAAGCACAGGGCAAAAAAATCTTCATGGACATCTGCCAGGAGGCTGGAATGGTGGAGGTCTTACCCTACCATGAATGTGACGTCATTTCAAGGGAACGACCCAACTACCTCCACTGTCTAGTTCGCCTACAGGTCCAGAATGTATCGGCTCGTTTACCTGTATTTATAACTG ACACAACGGCAGACAAAGCGTTTGCAAAACATGGGATCTTCACAATGAATATAAACTCTTTCCTGCTGATTTCTCAGAGTGACACATGCACTATTTCTTAA